The sequence AGACCGTGGCATTGGCGAGGAAGCCGCCCCACGGCAGGTCAAGCGGCGGTTGCCCGGTCATGCCGAGCGGGGTGGCATTGACAATCAGGCTGAGCACTTCGGGATCTGCTGGGCGCAGCGGCCCTGGTTTAAGCTCGGCCAGATCGATCAGGAACTCCGGATCCTCGCCCAGGTAGCGCCCGAATTCGGCCTTGGCCTTGGCGGGATTGCGGCTGATCGACCAGATCATGAATTCGGTATGGAACAGCGCGTCGATGATCGCCCGCGCCGCGCCGCCGGTGCCGATGACATAGGCAAAGCGATAATCCTCGTCCCCGAGCAGCGGCAGGACCGGCTCGAGAAACCCGGGTGCGTCCGTGTTGTGGCCGGTCAGGCTGCCGTCGGCCTCGCGCACTACGGTGTTGACCGCGCCGATCCGCGCCGCCTCGTCATCGATCCGGTCAAGCAGCGGCATGACCGCCTGCTTGTGCGGCATGGTTACATTGCAGCCGCGCCAGAGCGCGTCGCCGCGCCGCTCGGCCAGGTAGGCCGCCAGACCATCGGTGGTGACAAGGCAGCGGTGATACTCGGCCTCGATCCCAAGTTTGGCGAGCCAGAAGCCGTGAATCACCGGGCTTTTCGATTGGGCTATCGGATCGCCGATCACGTCAGCGTAGGGGAGCCTCATGCGGTCAGCACCCCGCGCGCGCGCAGTGCACCCAGTACCGGCAGCAGCGGCATGCCCAGCACGGTGAAGTGGCTGCCCTCGATCGCCTCAAACAGCTGCACCCCCAAAGCCTCGATCCGGAACACGCCGACGCAGCCGCTGACCGCCGGCCATTCGGCCGCAAGGTAGCTTTCGATAAAGGCGTCGGAGAGATGCCGCACCCAGAGCCGCGCCACGTCGGCATGGTCCCAATAGGTATGTCCGCCGCGCGCCAGGGCTGCTGCGCTGTGCAGTTCCATCACCTTGCCTGAGAAGAAGGCGAGATGCTGCGCCGCCTCATCACGGCTGCGCGGCTTGTCGAAACGGCGGCCTTCGACCGTTACCAGTGAATCGCTCCCGAGGACCCAGGCTTCGGGTTCGCTGCGCGCCACCGCCAGAGCCTTGGCCCGGGCAAGCGCCAGCGCAACATCCCCGGGCGCCGCGCCAGCCATTTCCGCCTCGATCGCGCGCTCATCGACATGAGCCGGGCACGCTGTAAAGGGCACGCCGGCATCGGTCAGCATTGCCTGACGTGAGGCGCTTTGCGACGCGAGCACCAGCGTGGTCACCGCTGCTCCTCGCCGGCGTGGCGTTCGTTGTAGATGTTGATCACGGCAGCGGCGGTTTCCTCGATCGAGCGGCGGGTGACATCGATCACCGGCCAGCCATTATCGGCAAACATCCGCCGGGCGTACTGCACTTCCTTGGTCACCCGGTCCTGGTCGACATAGGCGGTTTCGGGCGCCTGGTTGAGCGATAGCAGCCGGTTGCGCCGGACCTGGACCAGCCGTTCGGGCGCGGTGGTCAGCCCGACGACCAGAGGGTGCTTGAGGCCAAACAGCGCCGGGGGCGGCGGGCTTTCGACCACGATCGGGATATTGGCGACCTTGTAGCCCCGGTTGGCCAGATAGATCGAGGTCGGCGTCTTGGAACTGCGCGAGACGCCGGCCAGGACAATATCGGCCTGCTCCCAATCTTCCCAGGCCACACCATCGTCATGGGCAATGGTATAGTGGATCGCATCGACGCGGGCGAAATAGGCCTCGTCCATTGCATGCTGCCGGCCCGGTCGGGCATGGGGGTGCTGGCCCAGCGCAGACTCGAGCGCCTCTACGGCACGATCAAGCACGGGGACCACCGGCAGGCCCAGCGCCCGGCAGCGTTCCTCCAGCTTGGCGCGGATCTCGGCATTGGCGAGGGTGAAAAAGACCAGTCCCGGATTGGTGGCAATATCGCCCATGATCCGGTCAAGATGCTGGAGCGAGCGGACCATCGGCCAGAAATGGCGGCTGACCTCGGCCCCTTCGAACTGGGCCAGCGCCGCTTTGGCAATCATCTCCAGCGTTTCACCGGTGGAATCAGACAGCAGATGAAGGTGCAGACGCGGCATCGGGTTCCTGGGCTACCCCTGTGGACAGAGCCCCGCATAAACCACGGCACAAGCCTTGGGACAAGTTCGGGGACAGTTTCGCTGCCCAGTACCGGCCCGGCCACACAGACCTTGTGGACAAGGGGAAAACGATTCCCACAGGCTGGGGACAGTGGGGACAACCTCTGCTTGACGCGCCGTTAACCGGATTCGCACCCGCGCTAGCCCCTATTCAGCTAGGGACAATTCAGGCAAGGGATCGCAATCCCCGCTTTCCACAGGGCCAACAACTCCATAATCCTTTTAAGAATCTAATTTGAATTT comes from Novosphingobium ginsenosidimutans and encodes:
- a CDS encoding pyruvate, water dikinase regulatory protein, with the protein product MPRLHLHLLSDSTGETLEMIAKAALAQFEGAEVSRHFWPMVRSLQHLDRIMGDIATNPGLVFFTLANAEIRAKLEERCRALGLPVVPVLDRAVEALESALGQHPHARPGRQHAMDEAYFARVDAIHYTIAHDDGVAWEDWEQADIVLAGVSRSSKTPTSIYLANRGYKVANIPIVVESPPPPALFGLKHPLVVGLTTAPERLVQVRRNRLLSLNQAPETAYVDQDRVTKEVQYARRMFADNGWPVIDVTRRSIEETAAAVINIYNERHAGEEQR
- a CDS encoding Maf family protein; this translates as MTTLVLASQSASRQAMLTDAGVPFTACPAHVDERAIEAEMAGAAPGDVALALARAKALAVARSEPEAWVLGSDSLVTVEGRRFDKPRSRDEAAQHLAFFSGKVMELHSAAALARGGHTYWDHADVARLWVRHLSDAFIESYLAAEWPAVSGCVGVFRIEALGVQLFEAIEGSHFTVLGMPLLPVLGALRARGVLTA
- a CDS encoding shikimate dehydrogenase family protein is translated as MRLPYADVIGDPIAQSKSPVIHGFWLAKLGIEAEYHRCLVTTDGLAAYLAERRGDALWRGCNVTMPHKQAVMPLLDRIDDEAARIGAVNTVVREADGSLTGHNTDAPGFLEPVLPLLGDEDYRFAYVIGTGGAARAIIDALFHTEFMIWSISRNPAKAKAEFGRYLGEDPEFLIDLAELKPGPLRPADPEVLSLIVNATPLGMTGQPPLDLPWGGFLANATVYDIVTAPADTALLQQARAHGLATIDGLAMLIGQAAAAFEKFFGVPAPRSQDSELRRLMTQ